The following coding sequences are from one Malaciobacter pacificus window:
- a CDS encoding glycosyltransferase, whose protein sequence is MIKYLFRHNKDYSRFNIIKKICGNIETKNDVYFLMPFSKNQFFKNFFKRERIINDFFISNYDTYVYDRKKISKKNPRAWWKYFQDWFNFRFSKYLLSDTMAHFKYWEKLFGKFHGKHLVFPVLADRGIYFPSKNEITSKKIKILFYGSFIPLHGIDVILNAFSIMEKENIDFEARIVGKGQIFNQMHTLYEELNLSNVTMNGEFMAEDELANLIREYDIVLGIFGDSQKAKSVIPNKVYQSTACKKCTVTMKSDVLSEFYTNEDMVTCENTPESLANSLSELVNNKEKIYEVAKNGFNRFEKIYNQAQIDLENFIEKVQKERR, encoded by the coding sequence ATGATAAAATATTTATTTAGACATAATAAAGATTATTCAAGATTTAATATTATAAAAAAAATTTGTGGAAATATAGAGACTAAGAATGATGTTTATTTTTTAATGCCTTTTTCAAAAAATCAATTTTTTAAAAACTTTTTCAAAAGAGAAAGAATCATAAATGACTTTTTTATATCAAATTATGATACCTATGTTTATGATAGAAAAAAAATTTCTAAAAAAAATCCTAGAGCGTGGTGGAAATATTTTCAAGATTGGTTTAATTTTAGGTTTTCCAAATATTTATTGAGTGATACAATGGCACATTTTAAATACTGGGAAAAACTGTTTGGAAAATTTCATGGTAAACATTTAGTATTTCCTGTCTTAGCTGATAGAGGTATCTATTTCCCTTCAAAAAATGAAATTACTAGTAAAAAAATCAAAATACTATTTTATGGCTCTTTTATCCCACTTCATGGTATTGATGTTATACTAAATGCATTTTCAATTATGGAAAAAGAAAATATTGATTTTGAAGCAAGAATTGTAGGAAAAGGTCAAATTTTTAATCAAATGCATACTTTATATGAGGAATTAAACTTATCAAATGTAACTATGAATGGTGAGTTTATGGCAGAGGATGAATTAGCAAATTTAATAAGAGAATATGATATTGTTCTAGGTATATTTGGTGATAGTCAAAAGGCAAAAAGTGTTATTCCTAATAAAGTTTATCAGTCAACAGCTTGTAAAAAATGTACAGTAACTATGAAAAGTGATGTTCTAAGTGAATTCTATACAAATGAAGATATGGTAACTTGTGAAAATACTCCAGAGTCATTAGCCAACTCTTTAAGTGAATTAGTTAATAATAAAGAAAAAATTTATGAAGTCGCTAAAAATGGTTTTAATAGATTTGAAAAGATTTATAACCAAGCTCAAATTGATTTAGAAAATTTTATAGAAAAAGTACAGAAGGAGAGAAGATGA
- a CDS encoding glycosyltransferase family protein, producing MKIIHCAPFNLFTKTGGSLYSNPVKISMGFIENGHFVHNFDYRDSSRYYSLFKNKKNGQKKMNQLFKKLIDEIKPDLVIFGHAELIEEDLFYDLKKRNIKMIFWYNDMIIDTLFKKVGHLFDKVFITGAGKIIDDLKQINSESFFLPNPVHKSIEANIAYEHKQKFDLLFSGRKDNERKKLISFMEMNFSELNVKYIGQNPENTIIGNEYFDLICDSKIVLNHSRDIYKINKWYTSDRLMHILGNGSFCLSRTIIDGEDFFEDKLDYYKDENELKEKVFYYLENEEERISKSKWLHKRVHDLFNTKNVSSYIIDILNEDDNKLSKYEWYR from the coding sequence ATGAAAATAATTCATTGTGCTCCATTTAATTTATTTACAAAGACAGGAGGTTCTTTATATTCTAATCCTGTTAAAATTTCAATGGGTTTTATTGAAAATGGACATTTTGTGCATAATTTTGATTATAGAGATTCTTCAAGATATTATTCTTTATTTAAAAATAAAAAGAATGGTCAAAAAAAAATGAATCAATTATTTAAAAAGTTAATAGATGAAATTAAACCTGATTTAGTAATTTTTGGTCATGCTGAGCTTATAGAAGAGGATTTATTTTACGACTTAAAAAAACGTAATATTAAAATGATTTTTTGGTATAACGATATGATTATTGATACTTTATTTAAGAAAGTTGGACATTTATTTGATAAAGTTTTTATCACTGGTGCTGGCAAGATAATAGATGATTTAAAGCAGATTAATAGTGAGTCTTTTTTCCTCCCTAACCCAGTTCATAAAAGTATTGAAGCTAATATTGCTTATGAACATAAACAAAAATTTGATTTACTTTTTTCTGGTAGAAAAGATAATGAGAGAAAAAAGTTAATCTCTTTTATGGAAATGAACTTTTCTGAATTAAATGTTAAATATATTGGACAAAATCCAGAAAATACAATTATTGGTAATGAATATTTTGATCTGATATGTGATTCTAAAATAGTATTAAATCATAGTAGAGATATATATAAAATAAACAAATGGTATACTTCAGATAGATTAATGCATATATTAGGGAATGGTTCTTTTTGTTTAAGTAGAACTATTATTGATGGTGAAGATTTTTTTGAAGATAAACTTGATTACTATAAAGATGAGAATGAACTTAAAGAAAAAGTTTTTTACTATTTAGAGAATGAAGAAGAAAGAATTTCAAAATCAAAGTGGTTACATAAAAGAGTACACGACCTATTTAATACTAAAAATGTTTCATCATATATTATTGATATTTTAAATGAAGATGATAATAAACTTTCTAAATATGAGTGGTACAGATGA
- a CDS encoding glycosyltransferase family 4 protein → MTVVQLLPELNEGGVERGVVELSREFTKKGLNSFVISAGGKFENTIEKDGGKHIKLDVCSKNILTVFSRVNKLKKILKDINPDIIHVRSRVPAWLVYLANKSLGFKVVSTVHGFNSVGFYSSIMQKSDSVICVSNSIKEYIQKNYHTNESKITVITRGIDLDVFNPQYVDNKFIDDFVLENKLRNKFIVTSVGRVTQLKDYETFIKSISLIKKQKENVIGLIVGGVREDKQDYFNSLKSLVKELNLNDNIIFTGSQSKIAEIYALSNVIVSSSKKPESFGRSVAEAIALNTPVIATNHGGVKDIIKENINGFFFEIGDEKELSENILEAEDLKFDGYKYISENFSLDNMLNKTLEVYRKVI, encoded by the coding sequence ATGACAGTTGTACAGTTACTTCCTGAACTTAATGAAGGTGGAGTTGAACGAGGTGTTGTTGAACTTAGCCGAGAATTTACAAAAAAAGGATTAAATTCTTTTGTAATTAGTGCAGGTGGTAAATTTGAGAATACTATAGAAAAAGATGGTGGAAAACATATTAAACTTGATGTATGTAGTAAAAATATTCTTACAGTTTTTTCTAGAGTAAATAAACTAAAAAAAATATTAAAAGATATTAATCCTGATATTATTCATGTTAGAAGTAGAGTTCCTGCTTGGTTAGTTTATTTAGCCAATAAATCATTGGGATTTAAAGTAGTTAGTACCGTACATGGATTTAATAGTGTTGGATTTTACAGCTCAATTATGCAAAAATCTGATTCAGTTATTTGCGTAAGTAATAGTATCAAAGAGTATATTCAAAAGAATTATCATACAAATGAATCTAAAATAACAGTTATTACTAGAGGAATAGATTTAGATGTTTTTAATCCTCAATATGTTGATAATAAGTTTATTGATGATTTTGTTTTAGAAAATAAATTAAGAAATAAATTTATAGTAACAAGTGTAGGAAGAGTAACTCAGCTGAAAGATTATGAAACATTTATAAAATCAATATCTTTAATCAAAAAACAAAAAGAAAATGTTATTGGTTTAATAGTTGGTGGAGTTAGAGAAGATAAGCAAGATTATTTTAATTCATTAAAGAGTTTAGTTAAAGAATTAAATCTAAATGATAATATTATCTTTACAGGAAGTCAAAGTAAAATTGCTGAAATATATGCATTAAGTAATGTAATTGTTAGTAGTTCTAAAAAACCAGAAAGTTTTGGAAGATCAGTTGCAGAAGCAATAGCTTTAAACACTCCAGTAATTGCAACTAATCATGGTGGAGTTAAAGATATTATTAAAGAGAATATTAATGGTTTTTTCTTTGAAATTGGTGATGAAAAAGAGTTGTCAGAAAATATATTAGAAGCTGAAGATTTAAAATTCGATGGATATAAATATATTTCTGAGAACTTTTCTTTAGATAATATGTTAAATAAAACATTAGAAGTTTATAGAAAGGTTATTTAA
- a CDS encoding nucleotide sugar dehydrogenase, whose product MIDLKNSKICIIGLGYVGLPLAHAFAKKFDVVGFDIFEERINELKKCFDRTLELDKKQLDEVKDNIIYTNKIDEIKDCNIFIVTVPTPIDSSNRPDLTPLIKSSQTIGKVLKKDDIVIYESTVYPGVTEEVCVPQLEEVSGLKFNEDFYCGYSPERINPGDKEHTVTKILKITSGSTPEIANLVDDLYSSIITAGTHKASSIKVAEAAKVIENTQRDVNIALINELALIFDNLGIDTNDVIEAAATKWNFIKLKPGLVGGHCIGVDPYYLTHKAEELGYKPNLILGARQINNGMGKFIAEKTIKLMIKNGKIIKDSNILVMGLTFKENCPDVRNTKVVDIIEELKDYGANIDVYEPWIDEKDKAYYNYNFIANPFESTKKYDSVIVAVGHDKFKEFTQEQYENLIHGDTVIVDVKCIVPNPTWKL is encoded by the coding sequence ATGATAGATTTAAAAAATAGTAAAATATGTATTATTGGTTTAGGTTATGTAGGACTACCTTTAGCTCATGCATTTGCAAAAAAGTTTGATGTTGTTGGATTTGATATCTTTGAAGAAAGAATTAATGAATTAAAAAAATGTTTTGATAGAACTTTAGAGTTAGATAAAAAGCAATTAGATGAAGTAAAGGATAACATTATTTACACAAATAAGATTGATGAGATAAAGGATTGTAATATTTTTATTGTTACAGTTCCAACTCCAATTGATAGTTCTAATAGACCTGATTTAACTCCATTAATTAAATCTTCTCAAACAATAGGAAAAGTTCTTAAAAAAGATGATATTGTAATTTATGAATCAACAGTTTATCCAGGAGTTACAGAAGAAGTTTGTGTTCCTCAATTAGAAGAAGTTTCAGGTCTTAAGTTTAATGAAGACTTTTACTGTGGATATAGTCCAGAAAGAATTAATCCAGGGGATAAAGAACATACTGTTACAAAAATATTAAAGATTACTTCAGGAAGTACTCCTGAGATTGCAAATCTTGTGGATGATTTATATTCATCAATAATTACTGCTGGAACACACAAAGCAAGTTCAATAAAAGTAGCAGAAGCAGCTAAAGTTATTGAGAATACTCAAAGAGATGTAAATATTGCCCTTATAAATGAATTAGCTTTAATTTTTGATAATTTAGGAATTGATACAAATGATGTTATTGAAGCAGCAGCAACTAAGTGGAACTTTATTAAATTAAAGCCAGGATTAGTTGGTGGTCATTGTATTGGAGTTGATCCATACTATTTAACACATAAAGCAGAAGAGTTAGGATATAAACCAAATCTTATTTTAGGTGCTAGACAAATAAATAATGGTATGGGCAAATTTATAGCAGAAAAAACTATAAAATTAATGATTAAAAATGGAAAAATAATCAAAGACTCAAATATTTTAGTAATGGGATTAACTTTTAAAGAAAATTGTCCTGATGTTAGAAATACAAAAGTTGTAGATATTATTGAAGAGTTAAAAGATTATGGTGCAAATATTGATGTTTATGAACCATGGATTGATGAAAAAGACAAAGCTTATTACAATTATAACTTTATTGCAAATCCTTTCGAATCTACAAAAAAATATGATTCAGTTATTGTTGCTGTTGGTCATGATAAGTTTAAAGAATTTACACAAGAACAGTATGAAAATTTAATTCATGGTGATACAGTAATTGTTGATGTAAAATGTATTGTTCCAAATCCTACTTGGAAATTATAG
- a CDS encoding ELM1/GtrOC1 family putative glycosyltransferase produces MKRILIISDGKPGHLNQSIAFCKIKKISYDILEVKFKSKFHKAISYIFDKIGLYTDSLYKDYKKYYYEFYDAVISTGSSTYYLNKVISKNNNLKSITLMYPKGYKTKDFDYIIAQEHDSFKEDFNIVKIPLNLSYIKSKKILNQKENEKSLAIVIGGNNSIFSINSEDIREKLDSIFEEYPDYLKYITTSPRTSFEIEALIDEYDFDYKLIYSREPNVNPIGDFIENCEKFFITMDSTSMISEIRANSDANIEIIKLDSKKENTKYHRLINIVENIDNKLDYEKLLKRVEI; encoded by the coding sequence ATGAAAAGAATTTTAATAATTAGTGATGGTAAGCCAGGTCACTTAAATCAATCAATTGCTTTTTGTAAAATTAAGAAGATTAGTTACGATATTTTAGAAGTAAAATTTAAATCTAAATTTCATAAGGCTATATCATATATCTTTGATAAGATTGGGCTTTATACTGATAGTTTATATAAAGATTATAAAAAATACTACTATGAGTTTTATGATGCAGTTATAAGCACAGGTTCATCAACATATTATTTAAATAAAGTTATTTCTAAAAACAATAACCTGAAGTCCATCACTCTAATGTATCCAAAAGGTTATAAAACCAAAGATTTTGATTATATTATTGCACAAGAACATGATAGTTTTAAAGAGGATTTTAATATTGTAAAAATTCCTTTAAATTTATCATATATTAAATCTAAAAAAATATTGAATCAAAAAGAAAATGAAAAATCTCTAGCTATTGTAATAGGTGGTAATAATTCTATTTTTTCAATAAACAGTGAAGATATTAGAGAAAAATTAGATTCTATTTTTGAAGAATACCCTGATTATTTAAAGTATATAACAACTTCTCCTAGAACCTCTTTTGAAATTGAAGCGTTAATTGATGAGTATGATTTTGATTATAAATTGATTTATTCAAGAGAACCTAATGTAAATCCAATAGGTGATTTTATAGAAAATTGTGAGAAGTTTTTTATAACTATGGATTCTACTTCGATGATTAGTGAAATTAGAGCAAATAGTGATGCTAATATTGAGATTATAAAATTAGATTCGAAAAAAGAGAATACAAAATATCATAGACTAATAAATATCGTAGAAAATATTGATAATAAGTTAGATTATGAAAAATTATTGAAAAGAGTAGAGATTTAA
- a CDS encoding Ppx/GppA phosphatase family protein, translating to MAKVTTIIDIGSNSMRMVVLQKSSRYAFSLINETKSRVKISEGCYENNGNLQEIPMQRAYESFKSFLNISNSLKSRKIICVATSALRDAPNAKVFLNRIKNDFGINIKVIDGEKEAYYGGVAALNLIDSNDFVTVDIGGGSTEFSFIHDGNITKSISLDLGTVRLKELYFNKNDVDGAKKYILDNLKKIFDLGIEIPQTVVGIGGSIRALTKMIMKKNEYPLDVLHGYKYKVEKEINLFKDIVNAKNEDELRDLNVKKDRLDTIKEGTFIFKTILEELNTTSVITSGAGVREGVYLADLLRNCNHKFPANFNVSVRSLLDRYGIDKKQSAYLGNNAAKIFDVLKPLHELDEKYKSLLIVASKLHSIGSTLNFYKSNDNAFDYILNGLSYDFLHSSRVVVAHTIKFSKKSLPTKNDIEKYEEFLPDIEVLRWMSFMISLNLAINLDYSRPNVNYDLIDNVLNLELPNNSFLITSNIEKLESPKELNIKIL from the coding sequence ATGGCAAAAGTCACAACTATTATCGACATTGGGTCAAACTCAATGCGAATGGTTGTATTACAAAAGAGTAGTCGATATGCTTTTAGTTTAATTAATGAGACTAAAAGTAGAGTTAAAATCTCAGAAGGTTGTTATGAGAATAATGGAAACCTTCAAGAAATTCCTATGCAAAGAGCATACGAATCTTTTAAATCTTTTTTAAATATATCTAATTCACTTAAATCACGTAAAATTATCTGTGTTGCAACATCTGCACTTAGAGACGCTCCAAATGCAAAAGTTTTTTTGAATAGAATAAAAAATGATTTTGGAATAAATATTAAAGTAATTGATGGTGAAAAAGAAGCATATTATGGTGGGGTTGCTGCACTTAATTTAATTGATAGTAATGATTTTGTTACTGTTGATATTGGTGGTGGTTCTACAGAATTTTCATTTATTCACGATGGAAATATTACAAAATCAATTTCATTAGATTTAGGTACAGTTAGATTAAAAGAATTGTATTTTAATAAAAATGATGTAGATGGTGCAAAGAAATATATATTAGATAATTTGAAAAAGATTTTTGATTTAGGTATAGAAATTCCTCAAACGGTTGTAGGTATTGGTGGAAGTATTAGAGCCCTAACTAAAATGATTATGAAAAAAAATGAGTATCCACTTGATGTTTTGCATGGATACAAATATAAAGTTGAAAAGGAAATAAATCTTTTTAAAGATATTGTTAATGCAAAAAATGAAGATGAACTAAGAGATTTAAATGTTAAAAAAGATAGGCTAGATACTATTAAAGAGGGAACATTTATTTTTAAAACAATTTTAGAAGAGTTAAATACAACTAGCGTTATAACTTCAGGGGCTGGAGTTAGAGAAGGTGTTTATTTAGCTGATTTATTAAGAAATTGTAATCATAAATTTCCAGCAAATTTCAATGTAAGTGTTAGAAGTTTACTTGACAGATATGGAATTGATAAAAAGCAAAGTGCATATTTAGGTAATAATGCTGCTAAAATTTTTGATGTTTTAAAACCACTTCACGAACTTGATGAGAAGTATAAAAGTTTGTTAATTGTTGCATCAAAACTTCATTCAATTGGTTCAACGCTTAATTTTTATAAATCAAACGACAATGCTTTTGATTATATTTTAAATGGTCTAAGTTATGACTTTTTACATTCATCAAGAGTTGTTGTAGCACATACAATTAAGTTTTCAAAAAAATCTTTACCTACTAAAAATGACATTGAAAAATATGAAGAATTTTTACCTGATATAGAAGTTTTAAGATGGATGAGTTTTATGATATCTTTAAATCTAGCTATTAATCTTGATTATTCAAGACCTAATGTAAATTATGATTTGATTGATAATGTTTTAAATCTTGAATTACCTAATAATTCTTTTTTAATTACTTCAAATATTGAGAAATTAGAAAGTCCTAAAGAATTAAATATTAAAATACTATAA
- a CDS encoding YfhL family 4Fe-4S dicluster ferredoxin has protein sequence MSLIITDECIACDACREECPNYAIEEGDPIYVIDSDRCTECVGHFEEPQCVEVCPVDCIIIDPDNQETMEELKFKYEQLMEEEA, from the coding sequence ATGTCATTAATTATTACTGATGAATGTATCGCTTGTGATGCATGTAGAGAAGAATGCCCAAATTATGCAATTGAAGAGGGTGATCCAATATATGTAATTGATTCAGATAGATGTACTGAGTGTGTGGGACATTTTGAAGAGCCTCAATGTGTTGAAGTTTGCCCAGTTGACTGTATTATCATAGATCCAGATAATCAAGAAACAATGGAAGAGTTAAAGTTCAAGTATGAACAATTAATGGAAGAAGAAGCTTAA
- a CDS encoding inositol monophosphatase family protein, with amino-acid sequence MKTLTAFDKNSFIKAVKLANKEIFDYINNQISFKDYQYSNTIGFGGDNSLNFDLTAENIFIKHLEKFGNIYSEECGFLDNNSEYTIVIDPLDGSNNFLNNLPYYGTSVALKKNEKVVAGFVTNLISSVLTYKIFEDDVKYFSLKDNLYVQSENFSKSNLAIFERAYKFPNICYKLNENKIKFRCLGAVALSLCDARNYDFVLFGGEHREFDIAAALYICEDFFTHKSNKFLLISKNKLKFEQVLEIIKEI; translated from the coding sequence ATGAAGACTCTTACAGCCTTTGATAAAAACTCATTTATAAAGGCTGTAAAACTTGCAAACAAAGAGATATTTGATTATATAAATAATCAAATATCATTTAAAGATTATCAATACTCAAATACAATTGGCTTTGGTGGAGATAACTCTTTAAACTTTGATTTAACTGCTGAAAATATATTTATTAAACATCTTGAAAAATTTGGTAATATTTATTCTGAAGAGTGTGGTTTTTTAGATAATAACAGTGAGTATACAATAGTTATAGACCCACTTGATGGAAGCAATAATTTTTTGAACAATTTACCATATTATGGTACATCTGTTGCTTTGAAAAAAAATGAAAAAGTTGTTGCAGGATTTGTTACTAATTTAATTAGTTCAGTATTAACTTACAAAATTTTTGAAGATGATGTTAAATACTTTTCATTAAAAGATAATTTATATGTTCAGTCAGAAAACTTTTCTAAATCTAATTTAGCAATTTTTGAAAGAGCCTATAAGTTCCCAAATATTTGTTATAAATTAAATGAAAATAAAATAAAGTTTAGATGTTTAGGTGCAGTTGCATTGTCATTATGTGATGCTAGAAACTATGATTTTGTTTTATTTGGCGGAGAGCATAGAGAGTTTGACATCGCAGCTGCTTTATATATTTGTGAAGACTTTTTTACTCATAAATCAAACAAATTTCTACTCATATCAAAAAATAAGCTTAAATTTGAACAAGTTTTAGAAATAATTAAAGAAATATAG
- a CDS encoding glutamate synthase subunit beta: protein MLNFTKFERINPEKRDVLQRIKDFDEVYQVFNKQRAREQADRCMQCGDPYCHTGCPLGNYIPAWLKQTATKNPDYAFAISNETSPFPEILGRICPQDVLCEGACSLNTGHGAVSIGAVETFISEDAFANGMKPIFPAKSNGKKIAVIGSGPTGISAATFLIRQGFEVEMFERADRAGGLLMYGIPGFKLDKTTVDRRINWLLEAGMKLHVNCEIGKDKSIAELEKEFDGIYLGIGATKSNSVRIEGENSSNVHFAIDFLTGIQKRNLNTKTEYIDVKDKKVVVIGGGDTAMDCVRTSVREGASSVKCLYRRDEANMPGSKKEVVNAKEEGVEFVFNVSPKSIKTEGDKAVAVELLTTSMSEPDESGRQKVVINEGSEYLEDADVIILALGFSPEVPEFLKELNVETNSWGGVIIDSKFRTSNLKVYAGGDCRRGAHLAVTAAVDGREAAKSMAEALS, encoded by the coding sequence ATGTTAAACTTTACAAAATTTGAAAGAATAAACCCTGAGAAAAGAGATGTACTTCAAAGAATTAAAGACTTTGATGAAGTATATCAAGTATTTAACAAGCAAAGAGCTAGAGAACAAGCTGATAGATGTATGCAGTGTGGTGACCCATACTGTCATACAGGATGTCCATTAGGAAACTATATTCCAGCATGGCTAAAACAAACAGCTACAAAAAATCCTGATTATGCTTTTGCAATTTCAAATGAAACATCTCCTTTCCCTGAAATCTTAGGAAGAATTTGTCCTCAAGATGTATTATGTGAAGGTGCGTGTTCTTTAAATACAGGACATGGTGCAGTTTCTATTGGTGCAGTTGAAACATTTATCTCTGAAGATGCTTTTGCAAATGGTATGAAACCAATTTTCCCAGCAAAATCAAATGGTAAAAAAATTGCCGTTATTGGTTCTGGACCTACGGGAATTTCAGCAGCAACTTTCTTAATCAGACAAGGTTTTGAGGTTGAAATGTTCGAAAGAGCAGATAGAGCTGGTGGATTACTAATGTATGGAATTCCTGGGTTCAAACTTGATAAAACTACAGTTGATAGAAGAATTAACTGGTTATTAGAAGCTGGAATGAAACTTCATGTTAATTGTGAAATTGGAAAAGATAAATCAATTGCTGAGTTAGAAAAAGAGTTTGATGGTATCTACTTAGGTATTGGAGCAACAAAAAGTAATTCAGTAAGAATTGAAGGTGAAAACTCTTCTAATGTTCATTTTGCAATTGACTTTTTAACGGGTATTCAAAAAAGAAACTTAAATACTAAAACTGAATATATTGATGTAAAAGATAAAAAAGTTGTAGTTATTGGTGGTGGAGATACTGCTATGGACTGTGTTAGAACATCTGTTAGAGAAGGTGCATCTTCAGTTAAATGTCTTTATAGAAGAGATGAAGCTAATATGCCTGGAAGTAAAAAAGAGGTTGTTAATGCAAAAGAAGAGGGCGTTGAATTTGTATTTAATGTTTCTCCAAAATCAATTAAAACTGAAGGTGATAAAGCAGTTGCAGTTGAATTATTAACTACATCTATGAGTGAACCAGATGAATCAGGAAGACAAAAAGTTGTTATCAATGAAGGAAGTGAATACTTAGAAGATGCAGATGTAATTATTCTTGCTCTTGGATTCTCTCCAGAAGTTCCTGAATTCTTAAAAGAATTAAATGTTGAAACTAACTCTTGGGGTGGTGTAATCATTGATTCTAAATTTAGAACATCTAACTTAAAAGTATATGCAGGTGGGGATTGTAGAAGAGGTGCTCACTTAGCTGTTACTGCTGCTGTTGATGGTAGAGAAGCTGCTAAATCTATGGCAGAGGCTTTATCTTAA